The Sulfolobus sp. A20 genomic interval TTAAAGATTAGCACCTTAGCTTTATCATTATTCATGTTAAATTCCCTCTGAACTAACGGTAAAAAATAATTATTACCTCCGTGACCGTTAACTATAACAAATCTTGTTAAACCTAAGTTATCTTTCGCACTATACAAAATGTCTTTTACTAGGGAAATTGCTGTTGCAAAACTCAGCGTAACGAAAGGAAATCCCTTATGCTCGATGGAAACTCCATAGAATATTGTGGGAAATAAAAGTACCCTATCCTTTAACTCCTCTTCTACTTTGACAGAAATATATTCTGCAATAATTCCGTCAGTGCCTAGAGGTAGATGAGGACCATGTTGCTCGATGCTTCCTATCGGAATAATTCCTACCGAATCACTCCTTATGTCATCTTTTGTTATTTCCACTAACTTCATTGATATGTATACATTATAGGACGTTTTTATTTGTTGCTTTTTCCAACTTTCTCTCTGGCATGAATGGTCAAGCTTTCCTCATCTTGTAACACTAAGGATCTCAATTAACTTGAACAGAATAACGTAAATTGTTAAAGCAATTTTCCATCTAAATCTTTAAAGATTTAGGAAAATTATTCAAGGACATGTAGATTAAATTTAGAGTCTAATAAAAATATATTTAAATAATTTAATAAAAGATTACAATATTTCGATTTCCTTATTGAATATATCCTTAGGTAAATACGCTGTTACTATCCAGTTAGGTACGTCAACTACTTCACTAACCCTTAAGTTCACAGCTACGCTCGCTAGCATATAAGCCTCCACTGGAGTCATATATTTACTTAAGATCGAAATTATACCTTTTATAGCCTTTTTCGATGCTATCCATAAATTGTTATCGATACCTGGATAGGCT includes:
- a CDS encoding creatininase family protein, whose translation is MKLVEITKDDIRSDSVGIIPIGSIEQHGPHLPLGTDGIIAEYISVKVEEELKDRVLLFPTIFYGVSIEHKGFPFVTLSFATAISLVKDILYSAKDNLGLTRFVIVNGHGGNNYFLPLVQREFNMNNDKAKVLIFNVFDDKDKEVFKVNDLHAGSIETSRIYVINKSLVKIDKIKEIKDYNVKTGVFTLYPSKEGNIYGVLNDGKPIIIDEQLGENVLRQKIRELVNVILSFSSDKI